Proteins encoded by one window of Acuticoccus sp. MNP-M23:
- a CDS encoding class I SAM-dependent methyltransferase, which translates to MATPHPLDTAAELDFVLALRRRWADRLYSALRAEYDDATASAPPENRAAAGEAAQTLSIYPWFAWMERGSQKMLWRAVESAVADIAPIQPPHAPAGSLTLDPDLAMPSWYTDWDIHVQPGGVWQSDMSAHTYELGAKLVMLGGNDDYTFHRAFVDTCLGPLHGQKVTRLVDLGCGFGKSTWPMKRAFPDAEVIGIDLAAPCLRMAHQKSEALGLAIDYRQADCRKTELAAGSADLVASTMLLHEVPRPVLEATIAEAARLLKPGGLLRMLDFQFTGDPFRDHHIACHGARNNEPFMPGAMSADTVAMCEAAGLKNAGWRAFDERGAGRLDALAWPERTEWHFPWAVLEAEKAS; encoded by the coding sequence ATGGCGACACCCCATCCCCTCGACACGGCCGCCGAACTCGATTTCGTGCTGGCCTTGCGCCGCCGCTGGGCGGACCGGCTCTACTCCGCCCTGCGCGCCGAGTATGACGACGCCACCGCCAGCGCACCGCCAGAAAACCGCGCCGCCGCAGGCGAGGCCGCTCAAACGCTGTCCATCTACCCCTGGTTTGCATGGATGGAGCGGGGCTCGCAGAAAATGCTGTGGCGTGCGGTCGAAAGCGCGGTGGCGGATATCGCACCCATCCAGCCGCCGCACGCGCCCGCCGGAAGCCTGACGCTCGACCCCGACCTTGCAATGCCGTCCTGGTACACCGACTGGGACATTCATGTGCAGCCCGGCGGCGTGTGGCAGAGCGACATGTCGGCCCACACCTACGAGCTGGGGGCAAAGCTCGTCATGCTGGGCGGCAACGACGACTACACCTTCCACCGCGCCTTTGTTGACACGTGTCTCGGGCCGCTGCACGGGCAGAAGGTGACGCGGCTGGTGGATCTCGGCTGCGGGTTCGGCAAGTCCACCTGGCCCATGAAGCGCGCGTTTCCGGATGCCGAGGTGATCGGCATCGACCTTGCTGCGCCGTGCCTCAGGATGGCGCACCAGAAGTCCGAGGCGCTGGGCCTTGCCATCGACTACAGACAGGCCGATTGCCGGAAGACAGAGCTGGCGGCAGGGTCGGCCGATCTGGTCGCTTCCACCATGCTTCTGCACGAAGTGCCGCGCCCGGTTCTGGAGGCGACCATTGCGGAGGCGGCACGGCTCCTCAAGCCCGGCGGTCTCTTGCGGATGCTGGACTTCCAGTTCACCGGCGATCCGTTCCGCGATCACCACATCGCCTGCCACGGGGCGCGCAACAACGAGCCGTTCATGCCCGGCGCCATGAGCGCGGACACGGTGGCAATGTGTGAGGCGGCGGGGCTGAAGAATGCCGGCTGGCGCGCGTTTGACGAGCGGGGCGCCGGCCGCCTCGATGCGCTGGCCTGGCCCGAGCGCACGGAGTGGCATTTCCCCTGGGCTGTGCTGGAAGCGGAGAAAGCGTCATGA
- a CDS encoding FAD-dependent oxidoreductase, which yields MAIAPIADASANDPSSRFSAALAPIAVGRTVLRNRIFVPAHTTNFGHANLPTDRHAAYHRARAEGGVALIIFEGIRVHQSSLGRAQGVNGYEDAAVPAFARVADAVHEGGAKLFGQIIHLGRHIDGNFTRTAAWSSSPTPWTTTAPPPHPMSEAEIAAVVDGHVRTALNMLEAGLDGIELQMAHGHLLQQFLSPAVNVRTDRYGGSADNRLRFSLETLEAVRAAVGDATLGIRISADEFLPGGLCLEDMTRIVRQLAGAVKVDFVNVSHSAYHGSATISMQMADMAFANDAFRHFAPAIKAALSDLPVPPPVMAVCKFRTMDEAEAAIASGGTDMVGMARAHIAEPALVAKSRAGRDAEIRPCINCNQGCAGFLALNLPITCLTNPATGREMLAAPQLAQGAARRVVVVGAGPGGLEAAATAAERGHDVELWDEAPAVGGALARVAAMPLRADFARLLEYQAAKLDRTGVTLRTGHAATAQALRAAGADAVILATGAAPRALALETGAAMTVEAAMDAGSALGRNVVLEDRLGTWTVVAVAEWLADRGHTVTLLAPTGVPGWTISVYSSFALRQRLKDKGVAIRALATLTGFANGTATITDLSTGASQNLDGVDAVVAPVHGVPRNQLAAELAGADRPGENALPVHVIGDAEAPRTALEAVFEGHQAASML from the coding sequence ATGGCAATCGCACCGATCGCAGACGCCAGCGCGAATGACCCTTCCAGCCGGTTCAGTGCCGCGCTGGCCCCGATTGCCGTGGGCCGGACGGTCTTGCGGAACCGGATTTTCGTGCCGGCGCACACCACCAATTTTGGCCATGCCAACCTGCCGACTGACAGGCATGCAGCCTATCACAGGGCGCGCGCCGAAGGCGGCGTTGCGCTCATCATCTTCGAGGGCATTCGCGTTCACCAAAGTTCGCTCGGCCGCGCGCAAGGGGTGAACGGCTACGAGGATGCGGCAGTGCCGGCGTTCGCAAGGGTGGCCGATGCCGTCCATGAGGGCGGGGCGAAGCTGTTCGGCCAGATCATCCATCTCGGCCGCCACATCGACGGCAACTTCACCCGCACCGCGGCGTGGAGTTCGTCGCCAACGCCGTGGACGACGACTGCGCCCCCGCCGCACCCGATGAGCGAGGCGGAGATTGCAGCGGTGGTGGACGGTCATGTCCGCACGGCGCTCAACATGCTGGAAGCCGGTCTCGACGGCATCGAGCTGCAGATGGCCCACGGCCATTTGCTGCAGCAATTCCTGTCGCCCGCGGTCAACGTGCGGACCGACCGCTATGGCGGCAGTGCTGACAACCGGCTCCGGTTTTCGCTGGAAACCCTTGAAGCCGTGCGCGCGGCGGTGGGCGATGCCACGCTCGGCATCCGCATCAGCGCGGACGAGTTCCTGCCCGGCGGCCTTTGCCTTGAAGACATGACGCGGATCGTCCGCCAGCTTGCCGGCGCGGTGAAGGTGGACTTCGTCAACGTCAGCCATTCAGCCTATCACGGCAGTGCCACCATCTCGATGCAGATGGCCGACATGGCCTTTGCGAACGATGCGTTCCGCCACTTTGCGCCAGCCATCAAGGCTGCCTTGTCGGACCTGCCGGTGCCGCCGCCGGTGATGGCAGTCTGCAAGTTCCGCACGATGGACGAGGCCGAGGCGGCGATTGCTTCGGGCGGGACAGACATGGTTGGCATGGCGCGTGCCCACATTGCCGAGCCTGCCCTTGTGGCAAAGAGCCGGGCGGGCCGGGACGCCGAAATCCGCCCCTGCATCAACTGCAACCAGGGGTGCGCGGGCTTTCTGGCGCTGAACCTTCCCATCACCTGCCTCACCAACCCCGCCACCGGCCGCGAGATGCTGGCCGCCCCACAGCTTGCGCAAGGGGCAGCCCGGCGCGTTGTGGTGGTGGGGGCGGGGCCTGGCGGGTTGGAAGCCGCCGCCACGGCGGCAGAGCGCGGCCACGACGTGGAGCTGTGGGATGAAGCGCCAGCCGTCGGCGGCGCGCTGGCGCGCGTGGCGGCGATGCCGCTGCGGGCCGATTTTGCCCGCCTCCTCGAATATCAGGCAGCAAAGCTCGACCGCACAGGCGTGACGCTTCGCACAGGCCACGCCGCAACGGCGCAGGCTTTGCGCGCGGCCGGCGCCGATGCGGTGATCCTGGCGACCGGGGCCGCGCCCCGCGCGCTGGCGCTCGAAACCGGCGCGGCGATGACCGTGGAAGCGGCCATGGACGCAGGGTCAGCGCTCGGCCGCAATGTGGTGCTGGAGGACAGGCTCGGCACCTGGACTGTGGTTGCCGTTGCCGAATGGCTGGCGGATCGCGGCCACACGGTCACGCTTCTGGCGCCCACCGGCGTGCCGGGGTGGACCATTTCGGTCTATTCCAGCTTCGCCCTTCGCCAGCGGCTGAAGGACAAGGGCGTTGCCATCCGTGCGCTGGCCACACTCACCGGCTTTGCGAACGGCACGGCGACAATCACGGACCTCTCCACCGGAGCCAGCCAGAACCTCGACGGCGTGGACGCGGTGGTCGCGCCGGTCCACGGCGTTCCGCGCAATCAGCTGGCAGCCGAGCTGGCCGGAGCCGACCGGCCCGGGGAGAATGCCTTGCCGGTCCACGTCATCGGCGATGCCGAGGCACCCCGCACGGCGCTTGAAGCCGTCTTCGAAGGCCATCAGGCCGCTTCCATGCTCTGA
- a CDS encoding TauD/TfdA family dioxygenase, which produces MSEALANDARIAPAAVPLAFNPVPGRDWTRADLDARADQIVRPVPAALNAEIARMLERLRRQGLTLDTVETEDTLLPALAAMAPQLRAELDTGSGVTVLRGLAVDGLSGEDASIVAFAIGNHLGRIMRQGIATDRRIFTVTNTGAETTDPIRIGATAKRSAMHSDNGCLERRAADYLGLLCAENAAAGGESTLVSGQTLYRTIVAERPDLLPHFHRAWHFLPPRLHTWPEGPETIAKPIFDTEDGELHVHYARVMIEPGQKLAGAPLTDAERDAFDWFDALLERDEIVWTYTLEPGDLLLTHNLATLHGRLAFSDDGTKRRVLKRIWMRQRGRGMRDDPALLALDLDRYGSQAL; this is translated from the coding sequence ATGTCTGAGGCCCTCGCAAACGACGCCCGCATCGCACCGGCAGCGGTTCCGCTGGCATTCAACCCGGTTCCCGGCCGGGACTGGACGCGCGCCGACCTCGACGCCCGCGCCGACCAGATCGTCCGCCCGGTCCCCGCAGCATTGAACGCGGAAATTGCCCGGATGCTTGAGCGTTTGCGCCGGCAGGGGCTGACGCTCGACACGGTGGAAACCGAAGACACCCTCCTCCCCGCGCTGGCCGCCATGGCGCCCCAGCTGCGCGCCGAGCTGGACACCGGCTCCGGCGTGACCGTTCTGCGCGGCCTTGCGGTGGACGGGTTGTCCGGGGAGGACGCCAGCATTGTCGCCTTTGCCATCGGCAATCATCTCGGCCGCATCATGCGGCAGGGCATTGCCACGGACAGGCGGATCTTCACCGTCACCAACACCGGCGCTGAAACCACCGACCCGATCCGGATCGGCGCCACCGCCAAACGCTCCGCCATGCACTCGGACAATGGCTGCCTGGAACGCCGCGCGGCGGATTATCTGGGCCTCCTGTGCGCCGAAAATGCCGCAGCTGGCGGCGAGAGCACGCTGGTGTCCGGCCAGACGCTGTACCGCACCATCGTTGCCGAGCGGCCGGATCTCCTGCCCCATTTTCACCGCGCGTGGCATTTCCTGCCGCCGCGGCTGCACACCTGGCCCGAAGGCCCCGAAACCATCGCAAAGCCGATTTTCGACACCGAGGACGGCGAACTGCACGTCCACTACGCCCGTGTGATGATCGAGCCTGGCCAGAAGCTCGCCGGCGCACCGCTGACGGACGCCGAGCGCGACGCGTTCGACTGGTTCGATGCGCTGCTGGAGCGCGACGAGATCGTCTGGACCTACACGCTGGAGCCCGGCGATCTGCTTCTGACCCACAACCTTGCGACGCTCCACGGCCGCCTTGCCTTTTCCGACGACGGCACCAAGCGCCGCGTTCTGAAACGCATCTGGATGCGCCAGCGCGGCCGCGGCATGCGTGATGACCCCGCCCTACTCGCCCTCGACCTCGACCGTTACGGGAGCCAAGCCCTTTGA
- a CDS encoding DUF2848 family protein, which translates to MSRTLDLTAQSRDGATAPLSLDLAAVMNMGSATRDPAVAKLHQDEVALHGVAIATNVPAPRLYPMAVDGLSTGTRVEVHTGETSGEVEIVLIFADQLYVGVGSDHTDRLLEKASIPYSKQACANVIAPTVWPFAEIADTWDQCILRSWVDGRLYQEVGVDAFLRPEDIAAMLADRAPGFAQKDTVAFCGTIVSVDKRLGFGSRWEFEIEDPVGGRSIRHAYDVVDMFQMIRPEYRVPVLTGTIGPDSLKT; encoded by the coding sequence TTGAGCCGCACACTCGACCTCACCGCCCAATCGCGAGATGGGGCCACCGCGCCGCTTTCGCTGGACCTTGCGGCCGTCATGAACATGGGGTCGGCCACGCGCGACCCCGCCGTCGCCAAGCTCCACCAGGACGAGGTGGCGCTCCACGGCGTTGCCATCGCCACCAATGTGCCGGCCCCGCGCCTTTACCCCATGGCGGTCGATGGCCTTTCCACCGGGACCCGTGTGGAGGTCCACACCGGGGAAACTTCCGGCGAGGTGGAGATCGTCCTCATTTTCGCCGACCAGCTTTATGTGGGCGTCGGCTCCGACCACACCGACCGCCTCCTCGAAAAGGCGTCCATTCCCTATTCCAAGCAGGCTTGCGCCAACGTGATCGCGCCCACGGTGTGGCCGTTCGCCGAGATTGCCGACACCTGGGACCAGTGCATCCTGCGCTCCTGGGTGGACGGGCGGCTTTACCAGGAGGTGGGCGTCGATGCCTTCCTGCGCCCCGAGGACATTGCGGCGATGCTGGCCGACCGCGCGCCGGGCTTTGCGCAGAAGGACACCGTTGCCTTCTGCGGCACCATCGTCAGCGTCGACAAGCGTCTCGGCTTCGGCTCCCGCTGGGAGTTCGAGATCGAAGACCCCGTCGGCGGCCGCTCCATCCGCCACGCCTACGACGTGGTCGACATGTTTCAGATGATCCGTCCCGAGTACCGCGTACCGGTGCTGACCGGCACCATCGGCCCCGACTCCCTCAAAACCTGA
- a CDS encoding ABC transporter substrate-binding protein: MIKYAKAAALSALLLSATALTTIVPGSAQAQTLVIAAPAVPEGFDGDALRPGTQSVVTQVYENLMRYGRTERDGRPYLDASVIEPHLAESYAVSDDGLTYTIKLREGVMSPYGNELTADDVEWSWNKSFDQKRTGNFIARVANVESVNAKSKYEVEFHLGAPSSIFLSALTLYVPGIYDSTEVKSHATEDDPWALEWLASNTAGFGAYHLQQVRPDEAAMFTVNPNYFGEKPYFERVMYREVPSAASRATLLLSGQAQWIDRPSIQQVVDLRDDPRVKVEDSPGRAMLAARMNPTFKPFDDVKVRQALNYAIDREELMASVLRGTGDTGDSLVPPIVDGYDPSFFDYTHDPEKAKAMLAEAGYPDGFEVELLYSDLWWWLEPLSIQLASQLADVGVTVKPIRITGSDMRSRGSPGTSDMPFFVFEDGPIVLDPVYTFYLLAHSDGVSNRMKYSNPELDALIDEARQTLDRDKRLALMTQAQELWMAEAPWLTVAYPRVFEAMSPNIVGWTPYPDDHERWADLSIEE, translated from the coding sequence ATGATCAAATACGCCAAGGCCGCCGCTTTATCGGCCCTCCTCCTCTCCGCAACGGCGCTCACCACAATTGTTCCGGGCTCGGCACAGGCGCAGACGCTGGTGATTGCCGCCCCCGCGGTCCCCGAAGGCTTCGACGGTGATGCGCTGCGCCCCGGCACGCAAAGCGTGGTGACGCAGGTTTACGAAAACCTGATGCGCTACGGCCGGACCGAGCGCGACGGGCGCCCGTACCTCGACGCGTCGGTGATCGAGCCGCATCTGGCCGAAAGCTACGCGGTGTCGGACGACGGCCTGACCTACACCATCAAGCTGCGCGAAGGGGTGATGAGCCCCTACGGCAACGAGTTGACCGCCGACGACGTGGAATGGTCGTGGAACAAGTCGTTCGACCAGAAGCGCACCGGCAACTTCATCGCCCGCGTGGCCAACGTGGAAAGTGTGAACGCCAAGTCCAAATACGAGGTCGAGTTTCACCTCGGCGCGCCCAGCTCCATCTTCCTGTCGGCGCTGACGCTTTATGTGCCCGGCATCTACGATTCCACCGAGGTGAAGAGCCACGCCACCGAGGACGACCCGTGGGCGCTGGAGTGGCTGGCCAGCAACACCGCCGGCTTTGGCGCCTACCACCTGCAGCAGGTGCGGCCCGACGAGGCGGCGATGTTTACCGTCAACCCCAACTACTTCGGCGAAAAGCCCTATTTCGAGCGGGTGATGTACCGTGAGGTGCCGTCCGCCGCCAGCCGGGCAACACTTCTCCTCTCCGGCCAGGCGCAGTGGATCGACCGTCCGTCGATCCAGCAGGTGGTCGACCTGCGCGACGACCCGCGCGTGAAGGTGGAAGACTCCCCCGGTCGCGCCATGCTGGCTGCCCGCATGAACCCCACCTTCAAGCCGTTCGACGATGTGAAGGTGCGTCAGGCACTCAACTATGCGATCGACCGCGAAGAGCTGATGGCGAGCGTTCTGCGCGGCACCGGCGATACGGGCGATTCTCTCGTTCCGCCGATTGTCGACGGGTACGATCCGTCCTTCTTCGACTACACCCACGACCCGGAGAAGGCGAAGGCGATGCTGGCCGAAGCCGGCTACCCGGACGGCTTCGAGGTGGAGCTTCTTTATTCGGACCTGTGGTGGTGGCTGGAGCCGCTCTCGATCCAGCTCGCCAGCCAGCTTGCCGACGTCGGCGTGACGGTGAAGCCGATCCGCATCACCGGCTCCGACATGCGCTCGCGCGGCTCGCCCGGCACATCGGACATGCCGTTCTTTGTGTTCGAGGACGGGCCGATCGTGCTCGACCCGGTCTACACCTTCTATCTCCTCGCGCACTCCGATGGCGTGTCGAACCGGATGAAGTACAGCAACCCCGAGCTTGATGCGCTGATCGACGAAGCCCGTCAGACGCTGGACCGCGACAAGCGGCTCGCCCTGATGACGCAGGCGCAGGAGCTTTGGATGGCCGAAGCGCCGTGGCTGACGGTCGCCTACCCGCGCGTGTTCGAGGCGATGTCCCCCAACATCGTCGGCTGGACCCCGTACCCGGACGACCACGAACGCTGGGCCGACCTCAGCATCGAGGAATAG
- a CDS encoding ABC transporter substrate-binding protein — protein sequence MKLRAALLAAVAATALSTAAPALAETLVIAATDVPEGFDGDALRPGTQAVVPQIYENLTKYGRKTDENGREVLDPGVIEGSLAESWTVSDDGTRYVFKLREGVMSPYGNELTADDVVWSWEKSREQKRTGNFIGNVANVDTVEAVSDYEVAFNLKAPSSIFLNTMTLYVPGIYDSTEMKTHATEADPFAIEWLVDHTAGFGPYTLSEVRPDEVALFVANPNYYGETPYFDRVIYREVPSAASRATLLLSGQVDWIDRPSQQLVNEFIDDDRVKVMDAPGQAMMAAWMNPNVPPFDDLRVRQALNYGVDRQLMIDSVLGGEGDIAKSVVPLFVDGYDDSSFPYNYNPEKARELLAEAGYADGLEIELLYSDLWWWLEPFTIQLSAQLAKVGVTVKPVRLTGSDMRSRSAPAVRDMPFFVYESGPIVLDPGYTLYLLAHTEGVSNRGDFKNEEFDTLVEQVIATPDRDSRLAFVKQAQKVWVENAPWVMVAYPKTFEAMKPDIEGWVFHPDNHERWADLTRAQ from the coding sequence ATGAAACTCCGCGCCGCCCTTCTCGCCGCCGTTGCCGCCACCGCGCTTTCAACCGCAGCGCCCGCCCTTGCCGAAACGCTGGTCATTGCCGCCACCGATGTGCCGGAAGGTTTCGACGGCGACGCGCTGCGCCCCGGCACGCAGGCCGTCGTCCCGCAGATTTACGAGAACCTCACAAAATATGGCCGGAAGACCGACGAGAATGGCCGCGAGGTGCTGGACCCCGGCGTGATCGAAGGCAGCCTTGCCGAAAGCTGGACCGTGTCGGACGACGGCACGCGCTACGTCTTCAAGCTGCGCGAAGGGGTGATGAGCCCCTACGGCAACGAGCTGACCGCGGACGACGTGGTCTGGTCCTGGGAAAAGTCGCGCGAACAGAAGCGCACCGGCAATTTCATCGGCAATGTCGCCAACGTCGACACGGTGGAGGCGGTTTCCGACTACGAGGTGGCGTTCAACCTCAAGGCACCCAGCTCGATCTTCCTCAACACGATGACGCTTTATGTGCCCGGCATCTACGACAGCACGGAGATGAAGACCCACGCCACCGAGGCGGACCCCTTCGCCATCGAATGGCTGGTGGACCACACCGCCGGCTTCGGCCCCTACACCTTGAGCGAAGTGCGGCCCGACGAGGTGGCACTGTTCGTCGCCAACCCCAATTATTACGGCGAAACACCCTATTTCGACCGGGTGATCTACCGGGAAGTCCCCTCCGCCGCGAGCCGGGCAACGCTGCTCCTCTCCGGTCAGGTGGACTGGATCGACCGGCCGTCCCAGCAGCTCGTCAACGAGTTCATTGACGATGACCGCGTGAAGGTGATGGACGCCCCCGGACAGGCCATGATGGCCGCCTGGATGAACCCCAACGTCCCGCCGTTCGACGATCTGCGCGTCCGGCAGGCGCTGAACTACGGCGTCGACCGCCAGTTGATGATCGATTCGGTGCTGGGCGGAGAAGGCGACATCGCAAAGTCCGTGGTCCCGCTTTTTGTGGACGGCTACGACGACAGCTCTTTCCCCTACAACTACAACCCCGAAAAGGCGCGCGAACTTCTCGCCGAAGCCGGCTACGCCGACGGGCTCGAAATCGAGCTTCTGTATTCCGATCTCTGGTGGTGGCTGGAGCCGTTCACCATCCAGCTCTCCGCCCAGCTCGCCAAGGTTGGCGTGACGGTGAAGCCTGTGCGCCTCACCGGGTCTGACATGCGCTCCCGCTCGGCGCCCGCGGTGCGCGACATGCCCTTCTTCGTCTACGAAAGCGGCCCCATCGTCCTCGATCCCGGTTACACGCTGTATCTGCTGGCCCACACCGAAGGCGTCTCCAACCGCGGCGATTTCAAGAACGAGGAGTTCGACACACTGGTCGAACAGGTGATTGCAACGCCTGACCGCGACAGCCGCCTTGCGTTCGTGAAGCAGGCGCAGAAAGTCTGGGTCGAGAATGCGCCGTGGGTGATGGTCGCCTACCCCAAGACGTTCGAGGCGATGAAGCCTGACATCGAGGGTTGGGTCTTTCACCCCGACAATCACGAGCGCTGGGCCGACCTGACGCGCGCCCAATAG
- a CDS encoding ABC transporter permease gives MSVKSFLLRRVVFILPLLIGIVFFTFMLVRLGGQDPVEMLAGPTATQAQIDMIRGDLGLDQPLLTQFWIYLGNVAQGDLGRSWISSRPVLTDILQRIPITLELLFLGIGLGALIGIPAGMHAAGRPDGWFDQAARAVSLVGFSIPTYWLGLVLLFVFFYLLGWAPPGVGRIGMMVFPPERITGSYLIDSLIAGDMESARSAAAHLVLPVIAIAIISAAPIIKHTRAIALDVFGGDAVRYARACGLPDRTVRKIVMRNATVPVLTFVGGEITGLIGTASLIEFVFAWGGLGQYGLNAIVSGDFAAVQGYVLFLALFSVVVFLIVDLCVVILEPRNVEAA, from the coding sequence ATGTCAGTCAAGAGTTTCCTCCTCCGGCGTGTGGTCTTCATCCTGCCGCTCCTCATCGGCATCGTGTTCTTCACGTTCATGCTGGTGCGGCTCGGCGGGCAAGACCCGGTGGAGATGCTGGCCGGCCCCACGGCAACGCAGGCACAGATCGACATGATCCGCGGCGACCTCGGCCTCGACCAGCCGCTTCTGACCCAGTTCTGGATCTATCTGGGCAACGTGGCCCAGGGCGACCTCGGTCGCAGCTGGATCTCCTCCCGGCCCGTGCTCACCGATATTCTCCAGCGCATTCCCATCACACTGGAGCTTCTGTTTCTGGGCATCGGCCTTGGCGCGCTGATCGGCATTCCGGCCGGGATGCACGCCGCCGGACGGCCTGACGGGTGGTTCGACCAGGCAGCGCGCGCGGTGTCGCTCGTCGGCTTCTCGATCCCCACCTACTGGCTGGGGCTCGTGCTTCTCTTCGTGTTCTTCTACCTCCTTGGCTGGGCACCGCCCGGTGTCGGGCGGATCGGGATGATGGTGTTCCCGCCCGAGCGCATCACCGGCTCCTACCTGATCGACAGCCTGATTGCCGGTGACATGGAAAGTGCCCGTTCGGCCGCCGCCCACCTCGTCCTGCCTGTCATCGCCATCGCGATCATCTCGGCGGCCCCCATCATCAAGCACACCCGCGCCATCGCGCTCGACGTGTTCGGCGGCGATGCTGTGCGCTATGCGCGTGCCTGCGGCCTGCCGGACCGCACGGTGCGCAAGATCGTGATGCGCAACGCGACCGTGCCGGTGCTGACGTTCGTCGGCGGCGAGATCACCGGGCTCATCGGCACGGCATCTCTCATCGAGTTCGTGTTTGCCTGGGGCGGTCTCGGCCAATACGGCCTCAACGCCATTGTCTCCGGCGACTTTGCGGCAGTGCAGGGCTACGTCCTGTTTCTGGCGCTTTTCTCGGTGGTGGTGTTCCTGATCGTCGACCTCTGCGTCGTCATCCTGGAGCCGCGCAACGTGGAGGCGGCATGA
- a CDS encoding ABC transporter permease — protein sequence MSDTAIPRRRNPFGRIAGIARRSPTGAIGFAIIALFALAAALAPWITPYNPIEAFPRQILAEPGATFWFGTDGNGMDIFSRVIYGARYAFAIAVPAVLLSMLIGVPLGLWVGYVGGTLDEATMRIFDALRVFPSIILALAVVAAAGPSVLNVVLVIGVLDSPIFARVVRSEVLALRSSTMVEAARAAGNPTWRIVLVHLLPNTMQGAMAQSAVRAAWAVRISAALAFLGVGIQVPTPEWGVMIRQGAEFMVTGQWWVALFPGLGLMLMMLGLNMLGDGAQDLLNPRRVK from the coding sequence ATGAGCGACACCGCGATCCCCCGCCGCCGCAACCCGTTCGGCCGCATCGCCGGCATTGCCCGGCGCAGCCCCACCGGCGCCATCGGCTTTGCCATCATCGCACTGTTTGCGCTGGCGGCTGCCCTTGCCCCGTGGATCACGCCATACAACCCCATCGAGGCGTTCCCGCGGCAGATCCTTGCCGAACCCGGCGCCACGTTCTGGTTCGGCACTGATGGCAACGGCATGGATATATTCTCGCGCGTCATCTACGGCGCCCGTTACGCCTTCGCCATCGCGGTGCCTGCGGTGCTGCTCTCGATGCTGATCGGCGTACCGCTCGGCCTCTGGGTCGGCTATGTGGGCGGCACGCTGGACGAAGCCACGATGCGCATCTTCGATGCGCTGCGCGTGTTTCCCTCCATCATTCTGGCGCTGGCGGTCGTTGCCGCCGCCGGACCCTCGGTGCTGAACGTCGTGCTGGTAATCGGCGTTCTGGACAGCCCGATCTTCGCCCGCGTCGTGCGCTCCGAAGTGCTCGCGCTGCGCTCGTCCACCATGGTCGAGGCGGCACGGGCGGCGGGCAACCCCACATGGCGGATCGTCCTCGTCCACCTTCTTCCCAACACCATGCAAGGGGCGATGGCACAGTCGGCCGTGCGCGCGGCGTGGGCCGTGCGGATTTCCGCAGCGCTTGCCTTTCTGGGGGTCGGCATCCAGGTGCCGACGCCGGAATGGGGCGTGATGATCCGCCAGGGCGCAGAGTTCATGGTCACCGGGCAATGGTGGGTCGCCCTCTTCCCCGGCCTCGGCCTGATGCTGATGATGCTCGGCCTCAACATGCTCGGCGACGGTGCGCAGGACCTCCTCAACCCGCGGCGGGTGAAGTGA